The Deinococcus taeanensis genome has a window encoding:
- a CDS encoding DUF7662 domain-containing protein: protein MRTLKVQLREDEQILLETEGRTTLAPEQLLALLPQLLGLKHSPPLPLATRKYLPLSEYLRESSASTLTLTFAEIEDLLGCNLPPSAKKHRAWWSNSSTGHSQAAAWLNPGWEVAGVTSTTVTFQHLKGRDKNIITGRVGSKFVGYDLNLTWSAPALTGRIGGTTVGRDVNLHIEHGQVQGHVGGRMMGFEVKGTLMSERIDLRLGGNLIGADLHVDLHNATATGRLGGKKLGYDVQLTQKSGEWHGRIGAGLDGYDVILSGQVPSEIATLAAAIAFQSLQDDVAGATAG, encoded by the coding sequence ATGCGAACCCTCAAAGTTCAACTCAGAGAGGACGAACAGATCTTGCTCGAAACCGAAGGGCGTACGACGCTAGCGCCCGAACAACTCCTTGCTCTGCTGCCCCAACTCCTTGGTCTCAAGCACTCACCTCCACTTCCCCTGGCTACCCGCAAATACCTGCCGCTCAGTGAGTATTTGCGTGAAAGTAGTGCCAGTACGCTCACACTGACCTTCGCGGAGATCGAAGATCTGCTTGGCTGCAATCTCCCCCCATCGGCAAAAAAACACCGTGCTTGGTGGAGCAATAGTTCAACCGGGCATTCACAAGCGGCAGCTTGGCTTAATCCAGGCTGGGAAGTCGCTGGAGTCACCAGCACCACCGTCACTTTCCAACACCTCAAAGGACGAGACAAGAACATCATCACCGGACGCGTCGGAAGCAAATTCGTTGGCTACGACCTCAACCTCACCTGGAGCGCGCCAGCGCTTACTGGACGGATCGGAGGAACCACAGTCGGACGTGACGTCAACCTTCACATCGAACACGGACAAGTGCAAGGTCACGTCGGTGGTCGAATGATGGGCTTTGAAGTGAAAGGAACACTCATGTCAGAGCGCATCGATCTTCGACTTGGCGGCAACCTCATCGGCGCAGACCTGCACGTTGATCTGCACAACGCCACGGCGACGGGTCGACTTGGTGGAAAGAAACTCGGATACGACGTACAGCTCACCCAAAAATCTGGCGAATGGCACGGCAGGATCGGAGCTGGCCTTGATGGGTACGACGTCATCCTCAGTGGTCAGGTGCCAAGCGAAATAGCAACTCTGGCGGCGGCAATTGCCTTCCAATCCCTGCAGGATGACGTCGCGGGAGCAACGGCAGGCTGA
- a CDS encoding 3-ketoacyl-ACP reductase, whose amino-acid sequence MELKGKIVLITGAGKGIGKAVAQALAQEGAHLALLARERATLERVAHDLTTRYGIRTHVESVDVSDREAVEAAVQRAARTLGGLDVLVNNAGTATFGSVLDMDPGEWERMIRVNLLGTYHVTRAALPHLIARGAGSIINVASTAGEKGAPNASAYAASKAGVIAFTESLMAEVRKHDIRVILLNPSTVNTDLAASLGLKIGEEDRMLQAGDVAEVLVSALRLPQRALIRNLSLLTTNPQ is encoded by the coding sequence ATGGAACTCAAAGGCAAAATCGTCCTCATCACCGGGGCAGGCAAGGGCATCGGCAAAGCCGTTGCGCAGGCACTCGCACAGGAAGGCGCTCACCTGGCCCTGCTCGCACGTGAACGCGCCACGCTCGAACGCGTCGCACACGACCTCACGACCCGGTACGGAATCCGCACCCACGTCGAAAGTGTCGACGTGTCTGACCGCGAGGCGGTAGAAGCGGCGGTCCAGCGCGCGGCCCGGACGCTGGGCGGCCTTGACGTTCTGGTCAACAACGCCGGCACCGCCACCTTCGGCAGCGTCCTTGACATGGACCCAGGCGAGTGGGAACGCATGATCCGGGTGAACCTGCTCGGCACGTACCACGTCACCCGCGCCGCGTTGCCCCATCTGATCGCCCGCGGCGCAGGCAGCATCATCAACGTCGCCTCCACCGCCGGAGAGAAGGGCGCGCCAAACGCCTCAGCGTACGCCGCGTCCAAAGCGGGCGTCATCGCGTTCACCGAGTCACTCATGGCCGAGGTGCGCAAGCACGACATCCGCGTGATCCTGCTCAACCCCAGCACCGTCAACACCGACCTCGCCGCGAGTCTCGGCCTCAAGATCGGCGAGGAGGACCGCATGCTTCAGGCCGGGGACGTCGCGGAGGTGCTTGTGTCTGCGCTGCGGCTCCCACAGCGCGCACTCATCCGCAACCTGTCACTGCTCACCACCAACCCGCAGTAA
- a CDS encoding pyridoxamine 5'-phosphate oxidase family protein — MTDPTPRGHLKRQDKAMTREEAEVFLGAAFCGRTGTLGPDGYPYVVPNLFTWQGGQVYLHTARYEGHFLTNVRFHEQVSFEVDEPGEIFPYGHVECDTSVSYRSVIVFGRIRIVEDTDEKLRFYRAFMDKYAPADSWGREKDSLPRVNGTVVYAITPDAVTGKQGLLPGLSDRWPARNDTASPGWQKRK, encoded by the coding sequence ATGACCGACCCCACTCCCCGCGGCCACCTCAAACGCCAGGACAAAGCTATGACCCGCGAGGAGGCCGAAGTCTTCCTCGGCGCGGCGTTCTGCGGGCGTACCGGCACCCTCGGCCCGGACGGCTACCCCTACGTCGTCCCGAACCTCTTCACCTGGCAAGGCGGTCAGGTGTACCTGCACACCGCCCGGTACGAAGGGCATTTCCTGACGAACGTGCGCTTCCACGAGCAGGTGAGTTTCGAAGTGGACGAGCCGGGTGAGATCTTCCCCTACGGCCACGTGGAATGCGACACGTCCGTGTCGTACCGCTCGGTCATCGTGTTCGGCCGCATCCGCATCGTGGAGGACACGGACGAGAAGCTCCGCTTCTACCGGGCTTTCATGGACAAGTACGCCCCGGCAGACTCCTGGGGCCGGGAGAAGGACTCGCTGCCGCGCGTGAACGGCACCGTCGTGTACGCCATTACCCCGGACGCCGTCACCGGCAAACAGGGTCTCCTGCCCGGGCTGAGTGACCGCTGGCCGGCCAGGAACGACACTGCCTCGCCCGGCTGGCAGAAGCGCAAATAA
- a CDS encoding DUF6183 family protein, with product MRTARPTSAQSAFSHRCSTAKISWCSPGFSRRWWQPVTLPLALTDLELNLPLPQYGYVLGKFGGESRPGVTTPVVTPDMALPSRDEAWPAFQRADDEVVVEALGAPFHLWQQESNASLETRAFRFDAPLSRLDASLVGRLPVASVASPATTRVATSSGREVFIDLSAAGLVPRRPAHCLVAQRYSTAAPGRFC from the coding sequence GTGCGGACCGCGCGGCCCACTTCGGCGCAGTCCGCCTTTTCCCATCGTTGCTCAACAGCGAAGATTTCGTGGTGCTCCCCAGGTTTCAGCAGGCGCTGGTGGCAGCCCGTCACCCTCCCCCTCGCCCTGACGGATTTAGAACTGAACCTCCCCCTGCCGCAGTACGGTTACGTCCTGGGCAAGTTTGGCGGTGAGTCGCGGCCGGGCGTCACGACGCCGGTGGTGACGCCCGACATGGCGCTGCCTTCCCGGGACGAGGCCTGGCCGGCGTTCCAGCGGGCCGACGATGAGGTGGTTGTCGAAGCCCTCGGGGCGCCCTTTCACCTGTGGCAACAGGAGTCGAATGCCAGCCTCGAAACGCGGGCCTTCCGGTTTGACGCGCCCCTGTCCCGGCTGGACGCTTCGTTGGTGGGTCGCCTGCCGGTCGCTTCGGTCGCCTCACCAGCGACCACCCGGGTGGCCACCAGCAGCGGCCGGGAGGTGTTCATTGACCTGTCTGCGGCCGGCCTGGTGCCACGGCGCCCCGCACACTGTCTCGTTGCCCAACGTTACAGCACTGCCGCCCCTGGGCGCTTCTGCTGA
- a CDS encoding transposase has protein sequence MGTRFLQPGKPWQNGFAESVHAWRQVECLNPDVVSSAKHAQVVLDGYRAFYTTSRPFLP, from the coding sequence ATCGGCACGCGGTTCCTTCAACCGGGGAAACCGTGGCAGAACGGCTTCGCCGAAAGTGTTCACGCTTGGCGGCAGGTGGAGTGTCTCAACCCGGACGTGGTTTCTTCGGCCAAGCACGCCCAAGTGGTGCTGGACGGGTACCGAGCGTTTTACACCACCAGCAGGCCCTTTCTTCCCTGA
- a CDS encoding MBL fold metallo-hydrolase, whose amino-acid sequence MRITFYAHACFRFDADGLSVITDSYTPGPKPGSGFDPVDEPADLVIMSSSTDTFHSDPSHVRGEPVVVDALTVPPAGLTVKGVEIRAFPAMESLSFDFQGEFGRHPDANALYLFTLGGLRVLHLGDTGNPVPAEHLDALRGNVDIMLALAGAHATIAFEDLDAAITAINPRVVIPMHYYSPRGWLQIEPVEAFLSRYPAEMVTRVGTPTLELTRDTLPPDRHIFVLDQSR is encoded by the coding sequence GTGAGAATCACCTTCTACGCGCACGCCTGCTTCCGTTTCGACGCGGACGGGCTGAGCGTCATCACGGACTCCTACACGCCCGGACCAAAACCCGGTTCGGGCTTCGACCCGGTCGATGAACCCGCCGACCTGGTCATCATGAGCTCCTCGACGGACACCTTCCACTCGGACCCCAGCCACGTGCGGGGGGAACCTGTGGTGGTGGACGCGCTCACTGTGCCGCCCGCGGGCCTGACGGTGAAGGGCGTGGAGATCCGCGCGTTCCCGGCGATGGAAAGTCTCTCGTTCGACTTCCAGGGGGAGTTCGGCCGTCATCCGGACGCAAACGCGCTGTACCTCTTTACCCTGGGTGGGCTGCGGGTGCTGCACCTGGGGGATACAGGCAACCCCGTGCCTGCCGAGCACCTCGACGCGTTACGCGGCAACGTGGACATCATGCTGGCCCTCGCCGGCGCACACGCAACGATCGCGTTTGAGGATCTGGACGCGGCGATCACGGCGATCAACCCCCGGGTCGTGATTCCCATGCACTACTACAGCCCACGCGGGTGGCTGCAGATCGAGCCGGTCGAGGCCTTCCTGTCGCGGTACCCCGCTGAGATGGTCACGCGCGTCGGCACCCCGACGCTGGAATTGACGCGTGACACCCTGCCGCCCGACCGGCACATCTTCGTGCTGGACCAATCCCGGTAA
- a CDS encoding putative quinol monooxygenase gives MPLTVIAKLKARPGMEEPLFEACRALIAPTLAEEGCLNYDMHRSVEEPGVIMFYENWATRSLWEQHMQAPHLKAFSEKTEGMNEVWELFLGEKVGA, from the coding sequence ATGCCCCTGACCGTTATCGCCAAGCTCAAAGCCAGACCCGGCATGGAAGAACCGTTGTTCGAAGCCTGCCGGGCACTGATCGCCCCGACCCTCGCGGAGGAAGGGTGCCTCAACTACGACATGCACCGGAGCGTCGAAGAGCCAGGCGTCATCATGTTCTACGAGAACTGGGCGACGCGGTCGCTGTGGGAGCAGCACATGCAGGCCCCGCACCTCAAGGCCTTCTCCGAGAAGACCGAAGGCATGAACGAGGTGTGGGAGTTGTTCCTCGGGGAGAAAGTCGGGGCGTGA
- a CDS encoding cupin domain-containing protein encodes MVTGQESGGSYTTMELFIPPGKGPNLHQHTAEDEQFYVLSGELTFQVGAQTFSVAAGDFIHIPRQTLHRFENGQQPARLLATFSPAGPEHSFMAAGTWLSAQDADPWLSSSVT; translated from the coding sequence CTGGTCACCGGTCAGGAATCGGGAGGGAGCTACACCACCATGGAACTCTTTATCCCTCCTGGAAAAGGTCCAAACCTGCATCAGCACACGGCGGAGGATGAACAGTTCTACGTCCTGAGTGGCGAACTGACCTTTCAGGTGGGTGCTCAGACCTTCAGTGTGGCGGCGGGCGACTTCATTCACATTCCCCGGCAGACCCTCCACCGCTTCGAGAATGGGCAGCAACCTGCACGGCTCCTCGCGACCTTCTCGCCGGCCGGGCCGGAACACAGCTTCATGGCAGCGGGAACCTGGCTCAGCGCACAGGACGCAGACCCGTGGCTCTCCAGCAGCGTTACCTGA
- a CDS encoding MarR family transcriptional regulator, with the protein MTRVTVSAPEAMDLFLDLAKLRLFAPFLAGPITVTDAARLTGVSASALNYWVKRALDWNLLERVGEDRPARYRAVATDFVMNPTAVMPFEDMLERRDRSSWARMLSGYAREYGRVSADWVFRVYLEGGALLHRDLVPAEAMTSPAPPPELPLNEWGVLRLSRAQARVLKERLEETLQAFFEEASDDQQDEKYLFHVAVVRDGGAAS; encoded by the coding sequence GTGACTCGTGTTACCGTCTCGGCGCCTGAGGCCATGGACCTGTTTCTGGACCTGGCCAAATTGCGCCTGTTTGCGCCTTTCTTGGCCGGGCCGATCACTGTGACCGACGCGGCCCGCCTGACGGGCGTCAGCGCCAGCGCCTTGAATTACTGGGTGAAGCGCGCGCTGGACTGGAACCTGCTGGAGCGGGTGGGTGAGGACCGCCCGGCGCGCTACCGGGCAGTGGCCACCGATTTCGTGATGAACCCCACGGCTGTCATGCCCTTTGAGGACATGCTCGAGCGGCGCGACCGGTCCTCCTGGGCCCGGATGCTGAGCGGCTACGCCCGCGAGTACGGGCGCGTCTCGGCCGACTGGGTGTTCCGAGTCTATCTGGAAGGCGGAGCGTTGCTGCACCGGGACCTGGTACCGGCCGAAGCGATGACGTCCCCAGCGCCGCCGCCTGAGCTGCCGCTGAACGAGTGGGGGGTGCTGCGCCTGAGCCGCGCCCAGGCCCGGGTTCTGAAAGAGCGGCTGGAGGAGACCTTGCAGGCTTTTTTCGAGGAGGCCTCCGACGATCAGCAGGACGAGAAGTATCTTTTTCATGTGGCCGTGGTGCGCGACGGCGGCGCTGCGTCATGA
- a CDS encoding alpha/beta fold hydrolase, translated as MVHGLGSSWQTWAPILAGLEAQREVIAVDLPGFGHTPPLSGEVSIATLADTLSDFLTREHLLGIDAVGTSMGARLVLELARRGGVLGAVVSLDPGGFWRGWERGFFYSTVAASITLIRALQPAMPVLTASPVGRSALFAQFSSHPWALAPELTLSEMRSFAASPSTDELLRNLAFGEEQQGVPRGRLAHPLVIGWGRWDRVCLPGQAARAQALFPDARLHWFDHSGHFPHWDMPAQTLRLILDTTA; from the coding sequence TTGGTCCATGGGCTGGGCAGTTCCTGGCAGACCTGGGCGCCGATTCTGGCCGGACTGGAAGCGCAGCGTGAGGTCATCGCCGTTGATCTGCCCGGTTTCGGCCATACGCCCCCACTGTCCGGTGAGGTGAGCATCGCCACGCTGGCCGACACGCTGAGTGATTTTCTGACGCGGGAGCACCTCCTGGGCATCGACGCCGTGGGCACTTCGATGGGCGCCCGACTGGTCCTGGAACTCGCGCGGCGCGGAGGCGTCCTGGGTGCGGTGGTGTCGCTTGATCCGGGGGGGTTCTGGCGGGGCTGGGAACGGGGCTTCTTCTACAGCACGGTGGCCGCGTCCATCACGCTGATCCGTGCGCTTCAGCCGGCCATGCCTGTCCTGACGGCTTCTCCCGTTGGCCGCAGCGCCCTGTTCGCCCAGTTTTCCTCGCATCCTTGGGCCCTGGCGCCAGAGCTCACCCTGTCCGAAATGAGAAGTTTCGCCGCTTCGCCGTCCACGGACGAACTGCTGCGCAACCTGGCGTTTGGCGAGGAGCAGCAGGGGGTGCCCCGGGGCCGGTTGGCGCACCCGCTGGTGATCGGCTGGGGCCGCTGGGACCGGGTGTGTCTGCCGGGACAGGCAGCGAGGGCTCAGGCGTTGTTTCCCGACGCGCGGCTGCATTGGTTTGATCACAGCGGCCACTTTCCGCACTGGGACATGCCGGCACAGACGCTGCGGCTGATTCTGGACACCACAGCCTGA
- a CDS encoding NADAR family protein: MTPADPVYFYRTAHPFSNFHPSVFTVDSQTFQTAEQYIMYRKALTFGDPVSAERILAARGPGECKKLGRRVRPYDEAIWAAVREQVAYDACVHKFAQNSRLRDVLLSTGDALLVEAAPSDAIWGIGFSEQDAPAHHHQWGQNLLGLALMRVRDTLRTGDVKITSSPPTAS; encoded by the coding sequence ATGACCCCTGCCGATCCCGTGTACTTCTACCGAACGGCGCATCCGTTCAGCAACTTTCATCCGTCCGTGTTCACCGTGGACAGCCAGACCTTTCAGACCGCCGAGCAGTACATCATGTACCGCAAGGCGCTGACGTTCGGTGATCCGGTGTCCGCCGAGCGCATCCTGGCTGCGCGTGGTCCTGGCGAGTGCAAGAAACTCGGCCGGCGGGTCCGGCCGTATGACGAGGCCATCTGGGCTGCCGTGCGCGAACAGGTCGCCTACGACGCGTGCGTTCACAAGTTCGCCCAGAACTCTCGGCTGCGGGACGTCCTCCTGTCCACTGGCGACGCCTTGCTGGTCGAAGCTGCTCCTTCAGATGCCATTTGGGGCATCGGGTTCAGCGAACAGGACGCCCCCGCCCACCACCATCAGTGGGGTCAGAACCTGCTGGGGCTGGCGTTGATGCGCGTGCGCGACACCCTACGTACAGGAGACGTCAAGATCACGTCCTCCCCTCCGACAGCGTCCTGA
- a CDS encoding B3/B4 domain-containing protein, producing the protein MNTPLHISPAVAERFPTYRGLVLLASGLTNGPSDERSLTLLRDAEAHARQMFTTTPPATHPHMAAWQDAFRAFGMKPKKTVNSAEALISRVVKGGELPAINRLTDAYNAVSVRFVVPCGGEDLDHVVGQVTLTVADGTEPFETNKDGAPFIDHPVPGEVVWADEAGVTCRAWNWRQGARTRLTEATTNAYFLFDAVAPMTSEDLTAAGDALEALLREFSPGCVIHRVHLGGSGE; encoded by the coding sequence ATGAACACCCCCCTTCACATCAGTCCCGCTGTGGCGGAACGCTTCCCGACCTACCGCGGCCTCGTTCTGCTCGCTTCTGGGCTCACCAACGGGCCCAGCGACGAGCGCAGCCTCACCCTCCTGCGGGACGCCGAAGCGCACGCTCGCCAGATGTTTACCACCACGCCACCGGCCACCCACCCGCACATGGCCGCCTGGCAGGACGCGTTCCGCGCCTTCGGCATGAAGCCAAAGAAAACGGTGAACTCCGCAGAGGCCCTGATCTCCCGGGTGGTCAAAGGGGGCGAACTGCCGGCCATCAACCGGCTCACCGACGCGTACAACGCCGTCAGTGTGCGCTTCGTCGTGCCGTGCGGCGGGGAGGATCTCGACCACGTGGTGGGACAGGTCACCTTGACGGTGGCCGACGGCACCGAACCCTTCGAAACGAACAAGGACGGTGCGCCCTTCATCGACCATCCGGTTCCCGGCGAAGTGGTGTGGGCCGACGAAGCGGGAGTCACGTGCCGCGCCTGGAACTGGCGGCAGGGCGCCCGGACCCGGCTGACCGAAGCCACCACGAACGCCTACTTTCTGTTCGACGCCGTCGCGCCGATGACCTCGGAGGACCTGACCGCGGCCGGCGACGCCCTCGAAGCGCTGCTCAGAGAATTCTCGCCGGGCTGCGTGATCCACCGGGTGCATCTGGGCGGGTCAGGTGAGTGA
- a CDS encoding PLP-dependent aminotransferase family protein, protein MPLHLERAGPLPVARQLSLQLQGAILNGQLHAGARLPSTRTLARVLNVSRGAVITAYEDLLATGYLVGRVGAGTYVSQDVPVASGITPINVAAQGSPRWLRGQPVLPDVAPASRSDVIDFRVGQPAVARLSDAAWRRAWRRVAEEALPGAYADAAGDPELRAEVAAYLRRSRGVVCGPDDVVVTSGAIQGLHLVARAVLAPGDVVAFEEPGYRLARQVMREHGAIILPVPVDHDGLRVAALPAGVAAPTLVYTTPSHQFPLGSRLSLPRRRALLAWAHEHDGLIVEDDYDGEFRYDTAPLPALASLDPARVVYLGTFSKVLSPALRVGYVVAPPLLRERLTALKTMADYHTSWPVQRALAFFLRSGDLERHLARMRRVYARKRAVLVRELQGAKTVAKVGGLEAGFHVHLELDGRLDAAEVARLAGERGVQVSVLSPFYVEPTGANGLLLGYGGLEQAQIRHGARVLVEVMNQRG, encoded by the coding sequence GTGCCCCTGCACCTGGAACGGGCCGGACCCCTTCCTGTCGCTCGGCAGCTCAGCCTGCAGCTGCAGGGGGCCATCCTGAACGGTCAGCTGCATGCCGGTGCCCGGCTGCCCAGTACCCGCACGCTCGCCCGGGTGCTGAACGTCAGCCGGGGGGCGGTGATCACCGCCTACGAAGACCTGCTGGCCACAGGGTATCTGGTGGGTCGGGTGGGGGCCGGAACATACGTCAGCCAGGACGTGCCTGTGGCCTCAGGCATCACGCCCATCAATGTCGCGGCGCAGGGAAGTCCCCGCTGGCTGCGCGGCCAGCCGGTGCTGCCCGACGTGGCCCCCGCCAGTCGGTCGGACGTCATTGATTTCCGTGTGGGGCAGCCGGCGGTGGCCCGGCTCTCGGACGCGGCGTGGCGGCGGGCGTGGCGCCGGGTGGCTGAGGAGGCGCTGCCAGGAGCGTACGCGGACGCGGCCGGCGATCCGGAGTTGCGCGCGGAGGTGGCCGCCTACCTGCGCCGTTCGCGCGGCGTGGTGTGCGGTCCGGACGACGTCGTGGTGACCAGCGGAGCCATTCAGGGCCTGCATCTCGTCGCGCGGGCGGTGCTGGCCCCAGGTGACGTGGTGGCCTTTGAGGAACCCGGGTACCGCCTGGCCCGGCAGGTGATGCGCGAGCACGGAGCGATCATTTTGCCGGTTCCGGTCGATCACGATGGCCTGCGGGTGGCGGCGCTGCCCGCAGGCGTGGCCGCGCCGACCCTGGTGTACACCACCCCATCCCATCAGTTCCCGCTGGGCAGCCGCCTGTCCCTGCCACGTCGCCGCGCGCTGCTGGCCTGGGCCCACGAACACGACGGCCTTATCGTGGAAGACGATTACGACGGTGAGTTCCGGTACGACACGGCGCCCCTGCCCGCCCTGGCGTCGCTCGATCCCGCTCGCGTGGTGTACCTCGGCACCTTCTCCAAGGTGCTGTCCCCGGCGCTGCGGGTGGGGTATGTGGTCGCGCCACCGCTGCTTCGCGAACGGCTGACCGCGCTCAAAACCATGGCGGACTATCACACCTCGTGGCCGGTGCAGCGGGCCCTGGCGTTCTTCCTGCGTTCCGGGGACCTCGAGCGGCACCTGGCCCGCATGCGGCGGGTGTACGCGCGCAAGCGGGCCGTCCTGGTCCGCGAATTGCAGGGCGCGAAAACCGTCGCGAAGGTCGGGGGTCTGGAAGCAGGCTTCCATGTCCACCTGGAGCTGGACGGGCGGCTGGACGCGGCGGAGGTGGCGCGCCTGGCGGGCGAGCGGGGGGTACAGGTGAGTGTGCTCTCTCCGTTTTACGTTGAACCCACAGGCGCAAACGGGCTGCTGCTGGGGTACGGGGGACTGGAGCAGGCGCAGATCCGGCACGGCGCCCGGGTGCTCGTCGAGGTGATGAACCAGCGTGGCTGA
- a CDS encoding GNAT family N-acetyltransferase gives MTPTIRSATEQDIPQLLPLMRGLAEFEQYIDVFAVDEEVLRVQGFRKDPPDFQAFVAELDGALVGTLVFSLVPFTATATPTLYIKELYVTEAARGHRVGEHLMRAAAREATARGCGAVRWTVANWNTAGQRFYERLGAQPNPVWVDYSLSGAALMALAEAPGAAATDGDRSPRSAS, from the coding sequence GTGACCCCGACCATTCGCTCAGCCACCGAACAGGACATTCCCCAGCTGCTGCCTTTGATGCGGGGGCTCGCCGAATTTGAGCAGTATATCGACGTCTTTGCCGTGGACGAAGAGGTCCTGCGCGTGCAGGGATTCCGGAAAGACCCACCCGACTTCCAGGCTTTCGTTGCTGAGCTCGACGGTGCCCTGGTCGGGACGCTGGTGTTTTCCCTGGTTCCGTTTACGGCCACGGCCACACCCACCCTGTACATCAAGGAGCTGTACGTGACTGAGGCCGCGCGTGGGCACCGTGTCGGTGAACACCTGATGCGCGCCGCGGCGCGCGAGGCCACCGCGCGGGGCTGCGGCGCCGTCCGCTGGACGGTTGCGAACTGGAACACGGCCGGGCAGCGCTTCTACGAGCGCCTGGGCGCGCAGCCCAACCCGGTGTGGGTGGATTACAGCCTCAGTGGGGCCGCCCTGATGGCGCTGGCTGAAGCGCCTGGCGCCGCAGCCACCGATGGAGACAGGAGCCCCAGGAGCGCCTCATGA
- a CDS encoding EamA family transporter produces the protein MSELTTVLAAGLGAAMAFGAGDFSGGLATKLDPVTRVVALGHLLSLVLFVGLAVVSGEAWPQPADLAWGALAGAGGVVGLGCLYRGLALGPMGTVAAISAVLAASLPVVTTVLLGDHLGTVQLVGMVLALLGVTVLSRDSSQGRGGVGLAALAGLGFGTFFLCLGQTQTGAVFWPLVMARIVSGSVMLLLALRGPGLRPQAVVPIVGSAALDALGNVLFVIAAQTGRLAEASVLSNAYPAFTVLLALLVLRERLRLDQWWGLWITLLAVPMIATHL, from the coding sequence GTGAGTGAGCTGACGACTGTGCTGGCAGCCGGGCTGGGGGCGGCCATGGCCTTCGGCGCGGGTGACTTCAGTGGGGGCCTCGCCACCAAGCTTGATCCGGTAACCCGTGTCGTGGCCCTGGGACACCTGTTGTCCCTGGTGCTGTTCGTGGGCCTCGCCGTTGTCAGCGGCGAAGCCTGGCCGCAACCGGCAGACCTGGCGTGGGGGGCCCTCGCCGGGGCCGGAGGCGTCGTTGGTCTGGGCTGCCTCTACCGGGGGCTGGCCCTGGGCCCCATGGGCACCGTGGCGGCCATCAGTGCCGTCCTGGCGGCCAGCCTGCCGGTGGTGACCACGGTCCTGCTCGGCGATCACCTGGGAACCGTTCAGCTGGTGGGGATGGTGCTGGCCCTGCTGGGGGTCACCGTCCTGAGCCGGGACTCGTCCCAGGGCCGAGGGGGGGTGGGTCTGGCGGCGCTGGCCGGACTGGGGTTCGGGACGTTTTTCCTGTGCCTCGGGCAGACGCAGACCGGTGCCGTGTTCTGGCCCCTGGTGATGGCCCGGATCGTCTCGGGCAGTGTGATGCTGCTGCTGGCCCTGCGTGGACCCGGCCTGCGTCCTCAGGCGGTGGTCCCGATCGTCGGCTCCGCAGCGCTGGACGCGTTGGGGAACGTGCTGTTCGTCATCGCGGCGCAGACGGGGCGGCTGGCGGAGGCCAGTGTGCTGTCAAACGCCTACCCGGCCTTTACGGTGCTCCTGGCCCTGCTGGTGCTGCGCGAGCGACTGCGGCTTGACCAATGGTGGGGCTTGTGGATCACGCTGCTGGCCGTGCCGATGATCGCCACTCACTTATAA